ATCGAGCGCAGCGATGTGGTGACCACGGTCTCGCGCTTCCAGCGGATCCATGTCTTGAAGCACTTCGGGGCGCGCTGCCCCGTTCAGGTCATTCCGAACTTCATCGACCCGAACCAGTTCTCGCCCGCCAAGGCGTCGCTGGAGCTTCGGTCCAGGCTCTCCGGGGACGACGATTTCCTGATCATGCACACCTCGAACTTCCGACCGCTGAAGAACATAACCGGCGTGATCGAGTCCTTTCGGATTGCGGCGGAACGCCTACCCGCCCGCCTCGCCTTGGTCGGCGACGGCCCGGAGATGGACTGGGCCCGCGAGCGGTGCCGGCAGCTGGGTCTATCCGGCCGTGTCACCTTCATGGGTGAGGTGCAGTCGACGGCGGATCTGCTTGCCAACGCCGACTGCGTTCTGCAGCCGAGCTACACCGAGTCCTTCAGCATGGTGGCGCTCGAGGCCATGGCGTCGGCGGTGCCGGTCGTGGCGAGCAACCGCGGCGGCATCCCCGAGGTGGTCGAACACGGCGTGACCGGCTTCGTCGAGGACCCGGACGACCACGAAGGCCTTGCCGGCCATCTCGTCGACCTGGGCCGGGACCCGGATCTCAGGCGCCGTATGGGCGCCGACGGCCGCCGCCGGGCGATCGAATCCTTCCACTGGTCCGACCGCGTCGCCGACTACGAACTCTGCTATCGCGCCTGCCTCGACCGGCCGGCGACGGCGCGCCATGTCGTTTAGTTAGCCGGATGCCCGTCAAGCAGCTGGTAGGCGCGGCGCCGGTCGAGAAGCTCAAGAAGCTGGGCTCGTCCTCTCCGGTCCTGGTCGCCTTCGTGCTCGGTATCGTCGCCGGCTTCGTGTTCGGCGACCTTGTCGCCTTCCTCAGCGTCATCGGCGACGCCTTCATCAGCCTGTTGCAGATGACCATCATTCCCTACGTGGTGGTCTCGCTGATCTTCAGCCTGGGCAGCCTCAGCTACGAGCAGGTACGCACGATGGGGGTCAAGATCGGCATCCTGCTGCTGATCATCTGGGGCGTCGGCCTCGTCGCCATGTACGCCATCGTCTTCAGCTTCCCGGAGCGCGAAGCGGGGACGCTCTTCAGCACCAGCTTCCTGGAGCCCGTCGAGCCGGTCGACTTCATCGAGCTCTATATCCCGACCAACCCCTTCTTCTCGCTGTCCCAGAGCTACGTGCCGGCGATCGTGCTGTTCTGCATCGCGACCGGCCTGGCGCTGATCGGCGTGAAGGAGAAGACCTCGCTGATGGAGCAGGCCAATGCCCTCTCAAAGGCCTTCGTGACCATCACCCAGTACATCGTCAAGCTCATGCCGATCGGCATCTTCGCCATGACCGCGGCGACCGCCGGCACCATGAACATCGACGAGTTCGAGCGCCTGCAGGTCTACTTCGCCGCCCACATCGTCATGGCGTTGCTGCTCACCTACTTCGTCCTGCCGGCGATCATCGTGTGCTTCACCCCGTTCCGCTTCTGGGACGTCGCGCGCGGCGCCCAGGACGCGCTGATCACCGCGTTCGCCGCCGGCAACATCTTCATCGTCGTGCCCCTGCTGATCGAGCGCACCAAGGAGCTCTACCAGGCCTACGACCTGGGCGGCGAGGCCGCGGAGCGCTATCCCGATATCATCGTTCCGATCGTCTTCACCTTCCCGAACCTGGGCAAGCTCACGACCATCATCTTCGTGCTCTTCGCCGCATGGTTCGCCGGCTCGTCGGTCGACCCCGTGACCTACGTCGGCGTGGCGATCAACGGGCTGATCAGCCTGTTCGGCAGCGTCTTCCTGACCGTGCCCATGCTCCTGAACGACCTCGAGCTGCCGGCCGATCTTTTCCAACTCTACGTGGTTTCCAGCCTGCTCTCCGGCCGCTTCACCTCGCTGCTGGCGGCCATGAACATCTTCATCATCGCCGTCGGCGGCACCGCCATGCTGGCCGGAATCGCCCGCATCAACCGACGCAACGTTATCCTCATGGCGGTGCTCACGCCTCTGGTGTTCGGCGCGTCCATCGCGGGCACCGGTCTGCTGCTCGGCCGGATCGTCAGCGCCGAGTCGGAAATGGGCGAGATGATCGCCGGCATGAGCGCGTCCGAGGAGGTGCCCGAAGCACCCGCCCCGCCGCCGCCGCAGGCGGACGCCGAGCAGAAGGGGCCGCGCAGTGTCCAGGAGATCATCGAGAGCGGACTGCTGCTGGTCGGCTACAGCCCCAACAAGCTGCCGTTCTCCTATCAGAACGACGCGCGCAAGCTGGTCGGCTTCGATATCGAGTTGATGCGCAATCTCGCCGCGGACCTCGGCGTCCGTGTGCACTTCGAGCCCTACAAGCTGAGCGAGACCGTCGAGATGCTGGACAAGGGCCAGATCGACGTCGCGGTCTCCGGCGTGCAGATGACGGCCCAGCGCATGACCCAGGTCGGCTTCACGGTGCCGATCCTTCAGTTGCACTATGGACTCGTCGTACGCGACCACAACAAGGAGCTCTTTTCCAGCGACAAGGCGATCCGGGAACGGGGCCGCCTGACCATCGCCACGACCGGCGACTATGACATCGTGCCAAAGCTGGAGGCCCAGTTCCCGGACCTGGTTTTCGTCCAGATCGAACAGGACCAGGACTTCTTCCGCAGCACGGGCCAGTTCGACGCGCTCCTGACCAGCGCCGAGGCCGGCACGGCCTGGTCCCTACGCCATCCTCAGTACACCGCCGTGTTCCGGCGCGGCGCCGTCAAGTCCTTCCCGGCGGCCTACGCGATCGCCTTGGAGAACCGCGCACTGGGTGCCTATCTCAACAGCTGGCTGCACCTGCAGGAATCCACAGGCAAGGTCCAGCGGCTCTACGACTACTGGATCCTGGGCAAGGACGCCGCGCCCAAGGAGCGCCGTTGGTCGGTGCTCAAGGACGTCTTCGGGATCGAATTCGAGTGGTGACGCCCTGGGCGGTCGCTGGAATTCCCCCGAGCTCCATTGCAAAAAGTAATACAAAAGATTTATTATTGTAATTTCTAAAATAAATGAAGTAATTGCACAATACTTAAATGACTTTTAGGTGTAATTCTTAAATAATTATAGGCGCAATCTTGATACAATGTTTTCACTTGAGAGCGAATGCAACGAGCCGGGTCGGTGCAGAAGGCACGAGCCCCGTTGCCACGCCCAGTCAGCTCGCCGGTGGGAATATCAAGAGGAGCGCGAATGGCGCAGCAAAGCACGCGGCCTTGGGAAACGGAGTTCAAAGTCGACAAGGTCGAGGGTGTCGTCGAGACCCCGGACCTTAGAGTGCTCAAGATCTCGCTCGCGGGGGGCGACATCATTCCCTGGCATTGGCATGCGCATGTGACCGACCGCTTCGTGTGCCTGGAGGGCGTCCTGGTCGTGGAGACCAGCAGCCCGCGCGCATGCTACCGGTTGGAAGCGGGTGGCGAGTGCCTGGTGCCGGCGAAGGTGCCGCACAAGGTCAGCACGGACGATGCAACGCCGTGCCGCTTCATGGTGATACAAGGCGTCGGCGCCTATGACTACCACGCCGTCTAGAGCGGATCATGTTTAGATGGAACCACTTCGTGGTTTCCAACTAAACATGTGAATCCGCTCTACATCCTAGGTTTAGAGCAGATCCGGGTTTGATGCCCCCGCCGTTCCGTCAATAACCCCGCTCGAAATCCACCACGTTCTCCAGCGGCTCGCCCGCGCGCTCGCGGCGGATCGCGGCGGCGACGGACTCCGCGGCGCTCTCGGGGATGGTCATGCTGGCGATGTGCGGCGTCACCAGGACGCGCGGATGACCCCAGAAGGGGCTCTCGGGCGGCAGGGGCTCTTGCTGCATCACGTCGAGGGTGACGGCGCCGACCTGGCCGCTGTCGAGGGCCGCCAGCAGGTCCTTCTCGACCACGTGGCCGCCGCGGCCGACGCTGATCAGCGCCGCGCCCCGGGGCAGCTGGGCGAAGGTCTCGGCGCTCAGGATGCCCTCGGTCTCGGGCGTGAGCGGCAGCAGGCAGACCAGAATGTCGCTCGCCGCCAGCATGGCCGAGAGGCCGTCCGGGCCGTGGTGGCAGGTCACCCCAGGCACGGACTTGGGCGTCCGGCTCCAGCCGTGCAGCGGGAACCCGAAGGGCAGCAGCGCCTCGGCCGCGGCCGTGCCCAGGGTGCCGAGGCCGAGGATGCCGACCGGGCGGCGCGCGGTCGGGATCTGCACCAGCTCGCGCCACTCCCGGCGCGCCTGCTGCGCCAAGTAGTCGAGCATGTAGCGGTGGTGGAACAGCACGTTCATGACCACGAACTCGGTCATGCCCTGGGTCAGCCCGGGCTCGACCATGCGCACCACGGGCACGTCCTTGGGCAGGTCCGGGTCCGACGAGAGGTGGTCGATGCCGGCGCCGATCGAGAAGATGACCTTGAGGTTGGGCAGGGTCTTCAGGAAACCGGACGGCGGCTGCCACACCAGGGCGTAGTCGATCTCCGCCGGATCGCCCAGCTCGGACCAGGCGCGGGTCTCGATCTCCGGGGCCGCGCGGGCCATCGCGTCCTGCCAGGCGGTGCCGCGGTCGATGTCGGTCTTGATCAGTAGGGTCGGGGCGCTCATGCCCC
This genomic interval from Kiloniellales bacterium contains the following:
- a CDS encoding cupin domain-containing protein codes for the protein MAQQSTRPWETEFKVDKVEGVVETPDLRVLKISLAGGDIIPWHWHAHVTDRFVCLEGVLVVETSSPRACYRLEAGGECLVPAKVPHKVSTDDATPCRFMVIQGVGAYDYHAV
- a CDS encoding cation:dicarboxylase symporter family transporter, translated to MPVKQLVGAAPVEKLKKLGSSSPVLVAFVLGIVAGFVFGDLVAFLSVIGDAFISLLQMTIIPYVVVSLIFSLGSLSYEQVRTMGVKIGILLLIIWGVGLVAMYAIVFSFPEREAGTLFSTSFLEPVEPVDFIELYIPTNPFFSLSQSYVPAIVLFCIATGLALIGVKEKTSLMEQANALSKAFVTITQYIVKLMPIGIFAMTAATAGTMNIDEFERLQVYFAAHIVMALLLTYFVLPAIIVCFTPFRFWDVARGAQDALITAFAAGNIFIVVPLLIERTKELYQAYDLGGEAAERYPDIIVPIVFTFPNLGKLTTIIFVLFAAWFAGSSVDPVTYVGVAINGLISLFGSVFLTVPMLLNDLELPADLFQLYVVSSLLSGRFTSLLAAMNIFIIAVGGTAMLAGIARINRRNVILMAVLTPLVFGASIAGTGLLLGRIVSAESEMGEMIAGMSASEEVPEAPAPPPPQADAEQKGPRSVQEIIESGLLLVGYSPNKLPFSYQNDARKLVGFDIELMRNLAADLGVRVHFEPYKLSETVEMLDKGQIDVAVSGVQMTAQRMTQVGFTVPILQLHYGLVVRDHNKELFSSDKAIRERGRLTIATTGDYDIVPKLEAQFPDLVFVQIEQDQDFFRSTGQFDALLTSAEAGTAWSLRHPQYTAVFRRGAVKSFPAAYAIALENRALGAYLNSWLHLQESTGKVQRLYDYWILGKDAAPKERRWSVLKDVFGIEFEW
- a CDS encoding glyoxylate/hydroxypyruvate reductase A, giving the protein MSAPTLLIKTDIDRGTAWQDAMARAAPEIETRAWSELGDPAEIDYALVWQPPSGFLKTLPNLKVIFSIGAGIDHLSSDPDLPKDVPVVRMVEPGLTQGMTEFVVMNVLFHHRYMLDYLAQQARREWRELVQIPTARRPVGILGLGTLGTAAAEALLPFGFPLHGWSRTPKSVPGVTCHHGPDGLSAMLAASDILVCLLPLTPETEGILSAETFAQLPRGAALISVGRGGHVVEKDLLAALDSGQVGAVTLDVMQQEPLPPESPFWGHPRVLVTPHIASMTIPESAAESVAAAIRRERAGEPLENVVDFERGY
- the bshA gene encoding N-acetyl-alpha-D-glucosaminyl L-malate synthase BshA — its product is MRIGIVCHPSVGGSGLVASELALRLADRGHDVHVISKRRPFRLAEDEDRVTVHPVDQTDYPLFEGDLYLYTLAAKIAEVVVGQDLDLVHVHYAIPHAAAAWIARDLSERRFPIVTTLHGTDVTIVGQRPEVFPVNRLSIERSDVVTTVSRFQRIHVLKHFGARCPVQVIPNFIDPNQFSPAKASLELRSRLSGDDDFLIMHTSNFRPLKNITGVIESFRIAAERLPARLALVGDGPEMDWARERCRQLGLSGRVTFMGEVQSTADLLANADCVLQPSYTESFSMVALEAMASAVPVVASNRGGIPEVVEHGVTGFVEDPDDHEGLAGHLVDLGRDPDLRRRMGADGRRRAIESFHWSDRVADYELCYRACLDRPATARHVV